The Spartinivicinus poritis genome includes a window with the following:
- a CDS encoding type II toxin-antitoxin system VapC family toxin translates to MGLIIDTNVFIDAENGRLDLSILSGLSAHGDAFIAAVTVSELLVGVHMAKTADIRIRRSAFVEGIIKHIPIMEFSMSVARTYGELYSHFLKPRNKSAKNVHDLQIAATAIAHGFAVLTSNVEDFEKVPGLKVVKPNSKNK, encoded by the coding sequence ATGGGACTAATCATTGATACCAATGTGTTTATTGACGCGGAAAATGGCCGTTTAGATCTCAGCATATTGTCTGGGCTTTCAGCTCATGGTGATGCGTTTATTGCAGCAGTTACTGTTTCTGAGCTATTAGTAGGTGTTCACATGGCAAAAACGGCTGATATACGTATCAGACGTTCTGCTTTTGTAGAGGGCATTATTAAACATATTCCTATTATGGAGTTTTCAATGTCAGTCGCCAGAACCTATGGTGAGCTCTATAGCCATTTTTTAAAGCCTCGCAATAAATCAGCAAAAAATGTTCATGACCTGCAAATTGCTGCTACCGCTATTGCCCATGGCTTTGCAGTACTCACTAGTAATGTTGAAGATTTCGAAAAAGTCCCTGGTTTAAAAGTGGTCAAACCAAACTCTAAAAATAAATAA
- the recD2 gene encoding SF1B family DNA helicase RecD2 gives MSGPVERVTFHSEASGFFVIRVKVKGQRDLVTVTGNTPSITAGEYIEATGIWINDPKHGVQFQAKTIKTIVPTTLEGIEKYLGSGMVKGIGPHFAKRLVKTFGEAVFDVIEQTPERLLELEGIGKKRQVKITSAWAEQKVVRDIMVFLQSHGVGTSRAVRIYKTYGDQAVQKVQENPYQLALDIHGIGFKTADQIAQNIGIAPTSLIRAQAGLRHTLQEFSSQGHCAQPVQDLLKAAESLLEIPQPILSEALAKEIAEERLKPDQINEQEVVFLTPLYRAEQGVANHAQRLLQGQTPWGSIDIDAAIQWVEQKNDITLSSSQRSAVETAVNHKCCVITGGPGVGKTTTVNSILKIIKAKKASVLLCAPTGRAAKRLSESTGLEALTIHRLLEFDPSAFDFKRNQDNPLETDCLIIDETSMVDVVLMNQLLRAVPDDAAVLLVGDVDQLPSVGPGSVLADFIESGQIPVARLTEIFRQAATSKIITSAHAINRGKPPYPSKKGEDTDFFYITVDSAEAAQAMLMKVVTERLPKRYDFHPIDDIQVLCPMNRGGLGARSLNIALQSQLNGDQHPQVTRFGWTYAPGDKVIQTINNYDKEAFNGDIGRVQQVDLEENQLWVDFEGRQVEYAFNELDELSLAYATTIHKSQGSEYPCVVIPMTMQHFMLLERNLLYTGVTRGKQMVVLIGEAKAVAMASKRLTSAKRLTNLVNQLQLAKIG, from the coding sequence TTGTCAGGTCCCGTTGAACGGGTCACCTTTCACAGTGAAGCATCTGGTTTTTTTGTCATTCGAGTTAAAGTCAAAGGCCAGCGAGACTTGGTAACCGTCACCGGCAATACCCCTTCGATTACAGCAGGTGAATATATTGAAGCCACGGGGATATGGATTAATGACCCTAAACACGGAGTGCAATTTCAAGCCAAAACCATCAAAACGATTGTGCCAACAACGTTAGAAGGCATCGAAAAGTATTTAGGCTCTGGGATGGTGAAAGGGATTGGGCCTCACTTTGCCAAACGGTTAGTCAAAACCTTTGGGGAAGCAGTGTTTGATGTGATTGAACAAACGCCAGAGCGCTTACTGGAGTTAGAGGGTATTGGCAAAAAACGGCAAGTGAAAATCACCTCCGCCTGGGCTGAACAAAAAGTAGTTCGAGATATTATGGTGTTTTTACAATCCCATGGAGTGGGTACTTCAAGAGCCGTACGCATATATAAGACTTATGGTGATCAAGCAGTCCAAAAAGTGCAGGAAAACCCATATCAACTGGCCTTGGATATCCATGGGATTGGCTTTAAAACAGCAGATCAAATTGCCCAAAATATTGGTATTGCGCCTACTTCATTAATCCGAGCTCAGGCGGGGTTACGCCATACGTTGCAGGAGTTTTCTTCTCAAGGCCATTGTGCCCAGCCTGTTCAGGATTTACTCAAAGCGGCAGAGTCTTTGCTGGAAATTCCCCAGCCAATTTTGAGCGAAGCGTTGGCTAAGGAAATTGCCGAAGAGCGTTTAAAGCCCGATCAAATTAATGAACAAGAGGTGGTATTTCTCACGCCTTTGTATCGAGCAGAGCAAGGGGTGGCCAATCATGCACAACGACTGCTACAGGGGCAAACACCCTGGGGTAGTATTGATATTGATGCCGCTATTCAGTGGGTTGAGCAAAAAAACGACATAACGTTATCCTCCTCGCAACGTTCAGCTGTTGAAACCGCTGTTAATCACAAGTGTTGTGTCATTACAGGCGGCCCAGGTGTCGGTAAAACTACGACGGTCAACAGCATTCTTAAAATTATTAAAGCCAAAAAGGCTTCTGTTTTATTATGTGCGCCGACTGGAAGGGCGGCAAAGCGGCTAAGTGAGTCAACGGGATTAGAAGCTCTCACCATTCACAGGCTATTAGAGTTTGACCCATCTGCTTTTGATTTCAAACGTAATCAAGATAATCCACTAGAAACAGACTGCTTAATCATTGATGAAACGTCAATGGTCGATGTAGTCCTGATGAATCAGCTATTACGCGCAGTGCCTGATGACGCTGCCGTACTTTTAGTGGGGGATGTTGACCAGCTGCCATCTGTAGGGCCAGGTTCTGTTTTAGCCGATTTTATTGAGTCAGGACAAATACCCGTGGCTCGCTTAACAGAAATATTCAGGCAAGCCGCCACTTCAAAAATTATTACCTCTGCCCATGCAATTAATCGGGGGAAGCCTCCTTATCCTTCAAAAAAAGGCGAGGATACCGATTTCTTTTATATTACTGTGGACTCTGCAGAAGCAGCACAAGCAATGCTCATGAAGGTAGTCACTGAACGGTTACCCAAGCGGTATGATTTTCATCCTATTGATGATATTCAGGTGCTATGTCCAATGAACCGAGGAGGGCTTGGTGCACGCAGTTTAAACATTGCCTTACAAAGTCAATTAAATGGAGACCAACACCCACAAGTGACCCGGTTTGGCTGGACTTATGCGCCTGGTGATAAAGTTATTCAGACTATTAATAACTACGACAAAGAAGCCTTTAATGGGGATATTGGCCGTGTTCAGCAAGTAGACCTTGAAGAAAATCAATTATGGGTAGATTTTGAAGGGCGACAAGTGGAGTATGCATTTAATGAGCTGGATGAATTATCACTGGCCTATGCCACTACAATCCATAAATCACAGGGCTCTGAGTATCCATGCGTTGTCATTCCCATGACTATGCAGCACTTTATGTTGTTAGAGCGAAACTTGCTGTATACCGGTGTTACTCGTGGCAAACAAATGGTTGTGTTGATTGGCGAAGCTAAAGCGGTAGCCATGGCCAGTAAACGGCTAACCTCAGCAAAACGCCTTACTAATTTGGTCAATCAATTACAGCTAGCTAAAATTGGCTGA
- a CDS encoding YhfG family protein — protein MPLQLRCVILGEAMTDQELNKRKAYFAKVRLNNYQASLRLEGIEVPNIPPAQNKAEILEKYKATKS, from the coding sequence ATGCCTCTTCAATTACGCTGTGTTATCTTAGGCGAAGCGATGACAGATCAAGAACTCAATAAAAGAAAAGCCTATTTTGCCAAAGTTAGGTTAAATAATTACCAGGCAAGTTTGCGGCTAGAAGGTATTGAGGTGCCGAATATTCCACCCGCACAAAACAAAGCTGAGATACTAGAAAAATATAAGGCCACAAAATCTTGA
- a CDS encoding HU family DNA-binding protein: MTIKKLPAIKERYTKTQILAELAANTGLTKKEVTAVLDELTDLMERHIKKRGCGEFTLPGLMKIVTKKKPATKARKGVNPFTGEEMMFKAKPASVQVKVTPLKRLKDYALS; the protein is encoded by the coding sequence ATGACAATAAAAAAACTGCCAGCGATAAAAGAACGGTACACAAAAACACAAATATTAGCTGAGTTAGCAGCAAACACTGGGCTGACAAAAAAAGAAGTCACAGCTGTTCTTGATGAACTGACTGACTTGATGGAGCGACACATTAAAAAGCGGGGTTGTGGTGAGTTCACCCTGCCTGGCTTGATGAAAATAGTGACTAAGAAAAAGCCTGCTACCAAAGCCCGTAAAGGAGTGAACCCTTTTACAGGAGAAGAGATGATGTTTAAGGCTAAGCCAGCCTCAGTGCAGGTTAAAGTGACACCGTTAAAGCGCTTAAAAGACTATGCTCTATCATAA
- a CDS encoding phospholipase D family protein, whose protein sequence is MFYNSKTVYSIVKVNERIKELLEDKNRLKIDIRLIYGKNELQPDEIDWLKSLDFVRTSFCKNLHAKCYLNEELAIITSLNLYEFSQVNNNEMGILVQRADEPDLYNDAYEEAQRIIRISDEVRITMEKVDKALETDSSPATSKPKPDKLSTSKIAKSSGLKTNELISQLLQAGYLEEKEGKNYLTQKGKDAGGEFRMSKQFGPYFIWPSSFSIK, encoded by the coding sequence ATGTTTTATAATTCAAAAACTGTCTACAGTATTGTAAAAGTTAATGAACGCATTAAAGAGCTACTGGAAGACAAAAACCGGTTAAAAATTGATATTCGATTAATTTATGGCAAAAACGAGCTGCAGCCTGACGAAATTGATTGGTTAAAAAGCTTGGACTTCGTTCGTACCAGTTTTTGTAAAAACCTGCATGCCAAGTGTTACCTCAATGAAGAGCTGGCTATCATTACCAGTTTAAACTTGTACGAATTTAGCCAGGTCAATAACAATGAAATGGGCATTTTAGTACAGCGCGCTGATGAGCCTGACTTATACAATGATGCCTATGAAGAAGCACAACGAATCATTCGCATCAGTGATGAAGTCAGAATCACGATGGAAAAAGTTGATAAAGCACTTGAGACAGACAGTTCCCCAGCAACAAGCAAACCCAAGCCTGACAAGCTTTCTACATCTAAAATAGCAAAGAGCTCTGGCTTGAAAACTAACGAGCTAATTAGTCAATTATTGCAAGCGGGCTACTTGGAAGAAAAAGAAGGTAAAAATTATCTTACCCAAAAAGGTAAAGATGCTGGTGGAGAGTTTCGTATGAGTAAACAATTTGGTCCTTACTTTATTTGGCCTAGCTCATTCAGCATTAAGTAA
- a CDS encoding type II toxin-antitoxin system Phd/YefM family antitoxin, which produces MDWQHDSISATELARNMASVIDKVRVSGHSVYITKGSQTVAELSPPPKQGFPIEQLGSLLESLPSLGNDAQQMAEDLKEARSHADLPENPWD; this is translated from the coding sequence ATGGACTGGCAACATGATTCAATTTCAGCCACTGAATTGGCCCGTAATATGGCATCAGTGATAGATAAAGTAAGGGTGTCAGGCCATAGCGTGTACATCACGAAAGGCTCACAAACTGTAGCAGAGCTAAGTCCGCCGCCTAAACAAGGATTTCCAATTGAACAGCTTGGCAGCTTACTGGAAAGTTTGCCTTCTCTGGGTAATGATGCTCAACAAATGGCTGAAGATCTCAAAGAGGCCCGAAGCCACGCTGATTTGCCGGAGAACCCATGGGACTAA